A region of Chitinophaga horti DNA encodes the following proteins:
- the sprA gene encoding cell surface protein SprA has product MNLTWNPDTTAKDPVRKDTLKYPIRDRRGTSVTEPVKNAIDLKDPSNITRTVEYDPVTKQYTVKEKIGNQNYRQPTYLSFEEYYALQAKQSEEDYWKKRASTLGSLNQRTSGPSLNNGGKLFDRVFGGTKVEIKPQGSLGLTFGYEGQNIKNPVLVERARKNGGFAFDMDINMNFTGKIGDKLKILTNYNTQSTFDFENQIKLEYTGYDDEIIKKIEAGNVSFPLRSQLISGIQSLFGVKTQLQFGKLMITSVLSNQKSQKQTMTLRGGTQTNDFAIRADEYEDNRHFLLSQFFRDTFNYAMANLPVIRSQANINRLEVWVTNKTGATTNTRDIVGLMDLGEYDPYNPNITPLTSNRLPDRGTNDLYGRLVADATTRNSSLVVTRLQNMGLTAIQDFEKTFARKLDSTEYTYNRQLGFISLNIQLNPDDVLAVAYQYAYNGRTYQVGEFSQDIPPDQNESANQRILFLKMLKATSARPALPIWDLMMKNVYSTGAYQVNRADFEMNVWYKDPGSENRAPSEKRYLPDGQGVYAGAPIITVLNLDRLNNQNDPQPDGEFDYVEGYTIRSENGRVMFPMLEPFASGVRVALGGNAALESQYVYQQLYDSIKVAAQQFQQLNRYILRGSYKSSNSSEIQLGGMNIPSSSVIVTAGGQVLRENVDYIVSLGVLKIINAGVLASGVPINVSFENNSLFGQQVRNYMGTRLDYMVNDKLTIGSTIVRMSERPYYQKVNYGDDPIKNTVVGLDANYASEWKGLTRALDKLPNYQTTAMSNVNFSGEVARLFPGHSKLINAAGSKEGQTYIDDFEGARNGYDLKFPATSWALASTPNGATDQNGAILFPEANYNDSLEYGRNRAKLAWYIIEPTLQIPGSPNLPSNISTDDQSDPRVRLIYQKDVFPNRSTDFGQSQLSTLDLAYYPEDRGPYNYERTPARITAAGKLTNPRQRWGGIMRAIDNTDFETANIEFIEFWVQDPFINNPTSTGGALYFNLGNVSEDILKDSRKFFENGLPSPTERNKLDSSVWGRIPVYQQQITQAFDNDPAIRQYQDVGYDGLRSEDERSFRQSYLNELAANFGTGSVIYQQALADPSNDDYHYYRGSDYDAANLSILQRYKRVNNPEGNSPVSDASSQFSSAATNYPESEDLNRDNTMNETEEYFQYRVELTPNMQVGSNFVVDKFTTPVTLPNKQTINETWYQFKVPITDYSAKVGSIPDFKSIRFMRMFMTNFEDSVVLRFAKLELVRNQWRRYLYELQPGDPIAIDNSTNFVVSAVNIEENAKRTPINYVVPPGILRQNTLSTNNTNILLNEQALSLQVCNLKDGESRALYRTQTADLRQYNRLQMFIHAEAVNDPNSLQDGDVNAIVRLGSDFTENYYEYQVPLKKSPWGSSRELDVWPEANNVDLLLSSLSALKQKRNLAGASPLMPYSETDGNGRTITVVGNPSLGEVRNLMIGVANPTNDGLAKCTEVWFNEMRLTGLDEKGGYAAVGRLDMQLADLGTFTMSGSMHTAGFGGVDQRVNDRFRDNYTQFDVATNLDLGKLLPKKIGLSIPVYAGYSQAVSTPEYDPYDLDIKLKDKLRLARDRTEKDSIRHDAQDFTSIKSLNFTNVRKLNMGKSKSRLWDIENFDISYSFSQTDRHTPLIENDVLTRHRGGLGYNFAGQEHYIEPFKKMIRAKTPWLALIKDINFNYVPSMLSFRADITRQFGATRMRNIGGDGYKLQETYDKYFTFDRYYGLKWNLTRNISVDFNAVNNARIDEPFGRINTKEKKDSIRSNFFKLGRTTNYYHSATATYNVPLNKVPALDWTSAALTYGTDYRWIGASILAKYLGNAIENTQMRSATIELKFSDLYNKSKYLRKVNTPMMRVSQNQPKGNTPANTAANQPKKEDAAEIPLGLRILLKPLLSLKRIGINYTENSGTRLPGYIDSTKVLGMNWAAMSPGTKFVFGYQPDKAWLHEFSEKGLVTPDTTFNIQMQQQFTQRLDIQAVLEPANDLRIDLSVVKEFSKTYTALYKDSTGAGDYGALNPYSSGGFDISFIALRTMFGRIQTDEAGVSTTFRKFEDFRKVVSERLGRQNPYNGSGPVYDPKDPEYRNGYGRYSQDVLIPAFLAAYTGKSPEDIALIENYSANTRSNPFKKILPRPNWRITYNGLSKLEWFRDIFQSFTLTHDYRGRLSMSSYNTSPYFYDPLIAGYPSFIDTVSGSYIPYFLVPNMTITEDFAPLLEVDMVFINSLNLKMGWKKTRTLTLSLIDYQLTEMRSNEITLGGGYRVRGFPMPFKIGKNGSRRLENDLNFRLDLSFRDDRQTNNRLDADLVVPTSGQKVIGISPTIDYVVNNRINLKFFYDRRQSIPVISTSYPTTTTRGGVTFRFMLAQ; this is encoded by the coding sequence GTGAATCTGACTTGGAATCCAGATACCACGGCAAAAGATCCTGTGCGCAAGGATACCCTGAAATATCCTATCCGCGACAGGCGTGGGACCAGTGTAACCGAACCTGTGAAAAATGCGATTGATCTTAAAGACCCATCCAACATTACCCGTACGGTAGAGTACGACCCAGTTACGAAGCAATACACCGTAAAAGAGAAGATAGGCAACCAGAATTACAGGCAACCCACTTATCTCTCGTTCGAAGAATACTACGCACTGCAGGCGAAGCAGAGCGAGGAAGATTATTGGAAAAAACGTGCCAGTACACTGGGATCGCTGAACCAGCGCACCTCCGGCCCCAGTCTCAACAATGGCGGCAAACTGTTCGACCGTGTATTCGGTGGTACAAAAGTGGAAATTAAGCCCCAGGGTAGCCTCGGGCTCACGTTCGGTTACGAAGGACAAAATATCAAAAACCCGGTGTTGGTCGAACGTGCGCGTAAAAACGGCGGCTTCGCGTTCGATATGGATATCAACATGAACTTCACCGGTAAGATCGGCGATAAACTGAAAATCCTTACCAACTATAACACGCAAAGCACCTTCGATTTCGAGAACCAGATCAAACTGGAATATACCGGCTACGACGATGAGATCATTAAAAAGATAGAAGCCGGCAACGTAAGCTTTCCGCTTCGCAGCCAGCTCATCTCCGGTATTCAATCGCTGTTCGGTGTAAAAACACAGCTGCAGTTCGGCAAACTCATGATCACCAGCGTACTGTCCAACCAAAAGTCACAAAAACAAACGATGACGCTGCGCGGCGGTACACAAACGAACGATTTCGCCATCCGTGCGGATGAGTATGAGGACAACCGACACTTCCTGTTATCACAGTTCTTCCGCGATACGTTCAACTACGCCATGGCTAACCTGCCGGTGATCCGCTCGCAGGCCAACATTAACCGCCTGGAGGTTTGGGTAACAAACAAAACCGGCGCCACCACCAACACCCGCGACATCGTAGGTTTGATGGATCTTGGCGAATATGATCCGTATAACCCGAACATCACGCCGCTCACCAGTAACCGCCTGCCCGACCGTGGTACGAACGACCTGTATGGCCGGCTGGTAGCCGACGCTACTACGCGTAACTCCAGCCTCGTGGTAACGCGACTGCAAAACATGGGACTTACCGCGATACAGGACTTCGAAAAAACATTCGCCCGCAAACTCGACTCTACGGAGTACACTTATAACAGGCAACTTGGTTTCATCTCTCTCAACATTCAGCTGAACCCCGACGATGTACTCGCCGTAGCCTACCAGTACGCCTACAACGGTCGTACTTACCAGGTAGGTGAGTTCTCGCAGGATATTCCGCCGGACCAGAACGAGAGCGCCAACCAGCGTATCCTGTTCCTCAAAATGCTGAAAGCCACATCTGCCCGTCCCGCATTACCGATCTGGGACCTGATGATGAAAAACGTGTACAGCACAGGCGCTTACCAGGTAAACCGGGCTGACTTCGAAATGAACGTTTGGTACAAAGACCCCGGTTCAGAAAACCGTGCGCCCAGCGAAAAACGTTACCTGCCGGATGGCCAGGGTGTTTACGCAGGCGCTCCCATCATCACCGTACTTAATCTCGATCGCCTCAATAATCAGAACGACCCGCAACCGGATGGTGAGTTCGACTACGTAGAAGGGTACACGATCCGTTCAGAGAACGGCCGCGTCATGTTCCCCATGCTGGAACCTTTCGCGAGTGGTGTAAGGGTGGCGCTTGGCGGTAACGCTGCTTTGGAATCGCAATACGTTTACCAGCAATTGTACGACTCCATTAAAGTAGCCGCGCAACAGTTCCAGCAATTAAACCGGTATATTCTTCGTGGTTCCTATAAATCAAGCAACAGTTCCGAAATACAACTGGGCGGTATGAACATACCTTCCAGCTCGGTGATCGTAACCGCTGGTGGACAGGTGCTGAGAGAGAATGTGGATTACATTGTTTCGCTTGGCGTACTGAAAATCATTAATGCGGGTGTACTCGCATCTGGTGTGCCGATCAATGTATCTTTCGAAAACAACTCGCTGTTTGGCCAGCAGGTGCGCAACTATATGGGCACCCGCCTCGACTATATGGTGAATGATAAATTAACCATCGGTTCCACCATCGTGAGGATGAGCGAACGGCCTTACTACCAGAAGGTAAACTACGGAGATGATCCGATCAAAAATACCGTGGTAGGTCTGGACGCGAACTATGCCTCTGAATGGAAGGGCCTCACCCGTGCGCTGGACAAACTGCCGAATTACCAGACAACCGCCATGAGTAATGTGAATTTCTCCGGCGAGGTGGCGCGGTTGTTCCCCGGTCACAGTAAACTGATTAACGCAGCAGGTAGTAAAGAAGGGCAGACGTACATCGACGACTTTGAAGGTGCGCGTAACGGTTACGATCTTAAGTTCCCGGCTACCAGCTGGGCACTGGCTTCTACGCCAAACGGCGCAACCGATCAGAATGGCGCAATATTGTTCCCCGAAGCGAACTACAACGACTCCCTGGAATATGGCCGCAACCGTGCAAAACTGGCCTGGTATATTATTGAGCCTACTTTACAAATCCCCGGTTCACCTAACCTGCCGTCCAACATCAGTACGGACGATCAGAGTGATCCGCGGGTGCGCCTCATCTACCAGAAAGATGTATTCCCCAACCGTTCCACCGACTTCGGCCAAAGCCAGTTAAGCACGCTTGACCTGGCCTATTATCCTGAAGATCGCGGTCCGTACAACTACGAACGTACACCCGCCCGTATTACCGCCGCCGGTAAATTGACCAACCCACGCCAACGTTGGGGTGGTATTATGCGTGCCATCGATAATACGGACTTTGAAACGGCGAACATCGAGTTCATCGAGTTCTGGGTGCAGGATCCGTTCATTAATAATCCAACCAGCACAGGTGGTGCGCTGTACTTTAACTTAGGTAACGTATCTGAAGATATCCTGAAAGACTCCCGCAAGTTTTTCGAAAACGGTTTGCCAAGTCCAACCGAAAGAAATAAACTGGATTCATCTGTTTGGGGCCGCATACCAGTGTACCAGCAGCAGATCACACAGGCTTTCGATAACGACCCGGCCATCCGCCAGTACCAGGACGTAGGTTATGATGGGTTGCGTTCAGAGGACGAGCGCAGCTTCCGCCAGAGCTACCTGAACGAGCTGGCCGCCAACTTTGGTACCGGTTCCGTTATTTACCAGCAGGCACTGGCCGATCCGTCCAACGACGATTACCATTATTATCGTGGTTCCGATTACGATGCCGCAAACCTGAGCATCCTGCAACGTTACAAACGCGTGAACAACCCGGAGGGTAACTCCCCGGTTTCCGATGCCAGCTCGCAGTTTTCTTCGGCAGCTACCAACTATCCCGAATCAGAAGATCTGAACAGGGATAACACCATGAACGAAACGGAAGAGTACTTCCAGTATCGTGTGGAGTTAACACCGAACATGCAGGTGGGTAGCAACTTTGTGGTGGATAAATTTACGACGCCGGTAACCCTTCCGAACAAACAGACCATCAATGAAACCTGGTACCAGTTTAAAGTGCCTATTACGGATTACAGTGCCAAGGTGGGCAGCATCCCCGACTTTAAGTCCATCCGCTTCATGCGTATGTTCATGACTAACTTCGAGGATTCGGTGGTATTACGTTTCGCGAAACTGGAACTGGTGCGTAACCAATGGCGCCGTTACCTGTATGAGCTGCAGCCCGGCGACCCGATCGCGATCGACAATAGTACCAACTTCGTGGTGTCGGCCGTAAACATCGAGGAAAACGCCAAACGTACCCCGATCAATTATGTGGTGCCTCCGGGCATTCTGCGTCAAAACACGCTGAGCACGAACAATACCAATATATTATTGAACGAACAGGCCCTGTCGTTACAGGTGTGTAACCTGAAAGACGGGGAAAGCCGAGCGCTTTACCGCACACAAACCGCCGACCTTCGCCAGTACAACCGCCTGCAAATGTTCATTCACGCCGAAGCAGTGAATGATCCTAACTCCCTGCAGGACGGTGATGTAAATGCGATCGTACGTTTGGGCAGCGACTTCACCGAAAACTATTACGAATACCAGGTGCCGCTGAAAAAATCACCATGGGGCAGCTCCCGCGAGCTGGACGTTTGGCCAGAGGCGAATAACGTGGACCTGTTGCTTTCTTCGCTCAGCGCACTGAAGCAGAAACGTAACCTGGCCGGCGCTTCGCCGCTCATGCCTTACAGTGAAACCGACGGCAACGGCCGTACGATTACAGTAGTAGGTAACCCGAGCCTGGGCGAGGTGCGTAACCTCATGATCGGTGTGGCTAACCCGACGAACGACGGTCTGGCAAAATGTACAGAGGTATGGTTTAACGAGATGCGCCTTACCGGCCTGGACGAGAAAGGTGGTTATGCAGCAGTTGGCCGCCTGGACATGCAGCTGGCCGACCTGGGTACGTTCACAATGTCCGGCAGCATGCACACCGCCGGCTTTGGTGGGGTAGACCAGCGCGTGAACGATCGTTTCCGCGACAACTACACGCAATTCGACGTGGCCACTAACCTGGACCTTGGTAAACTCTTGCCTAAAAAGATCGGCTTGTCGATCCCGGTATACGCCGGTTACTCGCAGGCGGTAAGTACGCCGGAGTATGATCCGTACGACCTCGATATCAAACTGAAAGATAAATTAAGGCTGGCGCGCGACAGGACCGAAAAAGACTCCATCCGGCATGATGCGCAGGACTTTACTTCTATCAAGAGCCTCAACTTTACGAACGTTCGTAAACTGAACATGGGTAAGAGTAAATCGCGCCTGTGGGATATTGAGAACTTCGATATTAGCTACTCCTTCTCGCAGACCGATCGTCATACACCATTGATTGAAAATGATGTGCTGACGAGACATCGCGGCGGCCTGGGCTACAACTTTGCCGGACAGGAGCATTACATAGAGCCGTTTAAGAAGATGATCCGCGCGAAAACACCATGGCTCGCGCTCATCAAAGACATCAACTTTAACTACGTGCCTTCGATGCTCAGCTTCCGTGCAGATATTACCCGCCAGTTCGGTGCTACCCGCATGCGTAACATCGGCGGCGACGGTTACAAACTGCAGGAAACTTATGATAAGTACTTCACTTTCGATCGTTATTATGGATTGAAGTGGAACCTGACCCGTAACATTTCTGTAGACTTCAACGCGGTTAACAATGCCCGTATCGATGAGCCGTTTGGTCGCATCAACACCAAAGAAAAGAAAGACTCCATCCGTAGTAACTTCTTCAAACTCGGTCGTACGACTAACTATTATCACAGTGCCACCGCTACCTATAACGTACCGCTGAACAAAGTGCCTGCGCTGGACTGGACGAGCGCAGCGCTCACTTACGGTACCGATTACCGTTGGATCGGCGCATCCATCCTGGCGAAATACCTGGGTAACGCGATCGAGAACACGCAAATGCGCAGCGCGACCATCGAGCTGAAGTTCAGCGATCTGTATAACAAATCGAAGTACCTGCGTAAAGTGAATACGCCGATGATGCGTGTGAGCCAAAATCAACCGAAAGGCAACACGCCGGCTAACACCGCAGCCAATCAACCTAAAAAAGAAGATGCGGCCGAAATACCATTGGGGCTGCGTATCCTGCTGAAACCGCTGCTGTCATTGAAGCGTATCGGTATTAACTATACAGAGAACAGTGGCACGCGCCTGCCGGGTTATATCGATAGTACGAAGGTGCTGGGTATGAACTGGGCGGCTATGTCGCCGGGCACTAAGTTCGTGTTTGGCTACCAGCCCGATAAAGCATGGCTGCATGAGTTTTCTGAAAAGGGCCTCGTTACGCCGGATACGACATTCAACATCCAGATGCAGCAGCAGTTTACACAGCGTCTGGACATCCAGGCTGTGCTGGAACCGGCCAACGACCTGCGTATCGACCTGAGTGTGGTGAAAGAATTCTCTAAAACGTATACCGCTTTATATAAGGACTCCACCGGCGCCGGCGATTATGGCGCGCTGAACCCTTACAGCTCGGGCGGTTTCGATATCAGCTTTATTGCGTTAAGAACGATGTTCGGTCGCATCCAGACAGACGAAGCCGGCGTATCTACCACCTTCCGTAAGTTTGAGGACTTCCGTAAAGTGGTGTCGGAAAGGTTGGGCAGACAGAATCCTTATAATGGCAGCGGTCCGGTATATGATCCCAAAGATCCGGAGTATCGTAATGGTTATGGCCGTTATTCGCAGGATGTGTTGATCCCGGCGTTCCTGGCTGCTTATACCGGTAAGTCGCCTGAAGATATCGCCCTCATCGAAAACTACAGCGCCAATACCCGCAGCAATCCGTTTAAGAAAATACTGCCAAGGCCAAACTGGCGTATCACTTACAATGGTTTGTCTAAACTGGAATGGTTCCGCGATATCTTCCAGAGCTTTACGCTTACGCATGATTACCGCGGCCGCCTGTCCATGAGTTCGTACAATACATCACCGTACTTCTACGATCCGCTGATAGCAGGTTATCCGTCGTTCATCGACACCGTTTCCGGCAGTTACATTCCGTATTTCCTGGTGCCGAACATGACCATCACCGAAGACTTTGCACCGTTGCTGGAAGTAGATATGGTATTCATTAACTCGCTGAACCTGAAGATGGGCTGGAAGAAGACCCGTACCCTCACCCTCAGCCTGATCGACTACCAGCTTACAGAAATGCGCTCCAACGAGATCACCCTCGGCGGCGGGTACCGTGTAAGAGGCTTCCCGATGCCGTTTAAGATTGGTAAAAATGGTAGCCGCCGTTTGGAGAACGATCTTAACTTCCGGTTAGATCTTAGCTTCCGCGACGACCGGCAAACCAATAACCGACTGGATGCCGACCTTGTAGTACCAACGAGCGGACAGAAGGTGATCGGTATATCGCCGACGATCGATTATGTAGTGAACAACAGGATCAACCTGAAATTCTTCTACGACCGAAGGCAGTCGATACCGGTAATATCCACCTCGTACCCGACTACTACCACACGCGGCGGCGTCACTTTCCGCTTCATGCTGGCACAATAG
- a CDS encoding TonB-dependent receptor produces the protein MKKCYSTLLLFLLISVAAHAQQTIQGRVLDAQTREALPGVSVQAGATGCLTNAQGRFAIDVADSLKVTYVGYNTLKVPAGKASRDILLEPSSTKLNEIIISSNRAGQMRTEAPVAITTISKQMLNEAKATSLEQVLNKVSGVYMVDLGNEQHTMAIRQPIGYKSLFLYLEDGIPIRTVGDFNHNALIEINMAALKTIEVIRGPASSLYGSEAVGGAVNFITASPSQVPMAKAQVETSNWGYRRADVTASGTMGKFGILIGGYYAKQTNGYIDHSDFRKLSLTLKTDYQISDRTKWTNGITMVDYKTDQTGGLDSTHFFNNDFRSLHTFSYRLVKAFRWKSTLEHTWNGSNFTSFNAFFRNSEIGQNPFYAIRSTSNPLKARGEINSDEFKSYGMVLQHRKQFAWKKASLIAGLSADLSPATYHAKFIDVDKNAAGFFTGFTATDSTLTNYNVDLLNTAAYVQADAELFAGLKVVAALRYDRMDYDFDNHLPPSAFTGAPDEQNFFHAWTPKVGATYNFGNDRGVYANYSVGFAPPNISELYRGVKVPVLKPATYHNYEAGGWFSFARNKGYLDVSIYRMNGTNEIISVRLDDGSSENQNAGKTTHTGVELNLRYNLTKTLMLRIGGTYAEHKFVHFQEKGLVYDGNNMNGAPRVISNSELTYRPAFVKGLRIGAEWQYISRYYMDVANSEYYNGYHLFNARAGYTIGGFECWVNCRNVTDEVYAVTVDKSASGKSYRPGPKRTFNVGIGYTFTGKNEGK, from the coding sequence ATGAAAAAGTGTTACTCAACGCTTCTTTTGTTCTTATTGATATCGGTTGCCGCGCACGCGCAACAAACTATACAGGGGCGTGTACTGGACGCGCAAACCCGCGAAGCATTACCCGGCGTAAGTGTACAAGCCGGCGCCACCGGTTGTTTAACCAATGCGCAGGGGCGTTTTGCCATTGATGTTGCAGATTCCCTGAAGGTGACCTACGTAGGTTACAATACGCTTAAAGTGCCTGCCGGCAAAGCCTCTCGCGATATACTGCTGGAGCCTTCTTCCACTAAACTCAATGAAATTATTATATCGTCCAACCGCGCCGGACAGATGCGTACGGAGGCGCCGGTGGCAATTACCACCATCTCTAAACAGATGTTGAACGAAGCGAAGGCCACCTCGCTTGAACAAGTGCTGAATAAAGTGAGTGGTGTGTACATGGTCGATCTGGGTAACGAGCAGCACACCATGGCTATTCGTCAACCTATCGGTTATAAAAGTTTGTTTCTCTATTTAGAAGATGGCATTCCCATCCGTACGGTAGGCGACTTCAACCACAATGCGCTGATCGAGATCAATATGGCCGCGTTAAAGACTATTGAGGTGATACGCGGTCCGGCTTCCTCGCTGTACGGAAGTGAGGCGGTAGGTGGCGCGGTCAACTTCATTACGGCATCGCCTTCACAAGTGCCCATGGCCAAAGCGCAGGTGGAAACCAGTAACTGGGGATACCGTCGCGCGGATGTTACAGCTTCCGGCACGATGGGTAAGTTCGGTATATTGATTGGCGGTTACTACGCGAAGCAAACGAATGGCTACATCGATCACAGCGATTTCAGGAAACTGTCGCTCACGTTGAAAACCGATTACCAGATCAGCGATCGTACAAAGTGGACGAACGGGATTACGATGGTAGATTATAAAACTGACCAGACGGGCGGTCTTGACAGCACGCACTTCTTTAATAATGACTTCCGAAGTCTGCATACTTTTTCTTACCGCCTGGTGAAAGCTTTTCGCTGGAAGAGTACGTTGGAGCACACGTGGAACGGCAGCAACTTCACCAGCTTCAACGCGTTTTTCCGCAACAGCGAAATCGGGCAAAATCCTTTTTACGCGATCAGGTCTACTAGTAACCCATTAAAAGCGCGCGGCGAAATCAACAGCGACGAATTTAAAAGTTATGGTATGGTGCTGCAACATCGTAAACAGTTCGCCTGGAAGAAGGCATCGCTCATCGCTGGGCTGAGCGCCGATTTAAGCCCGGCTACTTATCACGCTAAATTTATCGATGTTGATAAAAATGCAGCTGGTTTCTTTACCGGCTTTACGGCAACAGATTCTACCCTCACGAACTATAATGTTGATTTGCTGAACACCGCAGCGTATGTACAGGCCGACGCGGAATTGTTCGCAGGTTTAAAAGTAGTAGCGGCATTGCGTTACGACCGGATGGATTATGATTTCGATAATCATCTGCCTCCGTCCGCCTTTACCGGCGCGCCCGATGAACAAAACTTTTTTCATGCATGGACGCCGAAAGTAGGCGCTACCTACAACTTTGGAAACGACCGCGGGGTATATGCGAACTACAGCGTAGGTTTTGCGCCGCCTAATATTTCGGAATTGTATCGTGGCGTGAAAGTGCCCGTACTGAAACCGGCTACTTATCACAACTACGAAGCCGGCGGCTGGTTCAGCTTCGCCCGCAATAAGGGTTACCTGGATGTAAGCATTTATCGCATGAACGGCACCAATGAAATTATCAGTGTAAGGCTGGATGACGGCTCATCCGAAAACCAGAACGCCGGTAAAACCACGCACACAGGCGTTGAACTGAACTTGCGTTACAATCTTACCAAAACCCTGATGCTGCGCATTGGCGGCACTTATGCAGAACATAAGTTTGTTCACTTCCAGGAAAAAGGCCTGGTGTACGATGGTAATAATATGAATGGCGCACCGCGCGTAATTTCTAATAGTGAGCTTACTTATCGTCCAGCTTTCGTGAAAGGCTTACGCATTGGTGCGGAATGGCAATACATCAGCCGTTATTATATGGATGTGGCAAACAGTGAGTACTATAACGGCTATCATCTCTTCAATGCAAGAGCAGGTTATACTATTGGTGGATTCGAGTGCTGGGTTAACTGCCGCAACGTAACGGATGAAGTGTATGCGGTAACGGTAGATAAATCTGCTTCCGGCAAAAGTTATCGTCCGGGCCCTAAACGTACGTTTAACGTAGGCATCGGCTATACATTCACTGGTAAAAATGAAGGGAAATAA
- a CDS encoding exo-alpha-sialidase produces the protein MIRWIYALPVLLLACNPQQPAEQRVSIGEKASCPYLTADAKGNTVLSWVEESKPGDGQLYYAVAGKDADQFGSPIPISSAHGIQAHAENLPKLLFRPNGQVIAMYGTAANDSRNKYAGKVFYTVSQDGGRNWSQAIPLVNDTASYDQRYFDMALLPDGRAAAVWLDNRKNTKAEGSSLYYAVLSGNRFENELSITDKVCQCCRTDLYIDDRGGIHVAFRAILNDTVRDMVHVQSTDGGVTFTAPARISADNWVINGCPHTGPTMVKNVYGLHFAWFTMGSGEGVFYCQSQDNGVTCTKKESISALPTAKHPQMAAVGDASIALVWDESVKAGDKYNNRIGLQWKDANGAKRSTRFITPDSAFASFPVLRPVNDHQLLVAYKKREGEAERVYWQLIKD, from the coding sequence ATGATCAGATGGATATATGCTTTGCCGGTGTTACTGCTCGCCTGTAACCCGCAACAGCCAGCAGAACAACGCGTGTCAATCGGCGAGAAAGCCTCCTGTCCCTACCTCACCGCCGATGCAAAAGGGAACACGGTGCTCAGTTGGGTGGAGGAAAGTAAACCAGGCGATGGCCAACTTTACTACGCAGTGGCTGGTAAAGACGCGGATCAATTCGGCTCCCCCATTCCCATATCGTCGGCACACGGTATACAGGCACATGCAGAAAACCTGCCCAAGCTGTTGTTTCGCCCGAACGGCCAGGTGATTGCCATGTACGGCACCGCCGCAAACGACAGTCGGAATAAGTATGCAGGTAAAGTGTTTTACACCGTGTCGCAGGATGGTGGCCGCAACTGGAGCCAGGCGATACCGCTCGTTAACGACACGGCCAGCTATGACCAACGCTACTTCGATATGGCCCTATTACCCGATGGCCGCGCTGCTGCCGTGTGGCTGGATAATCGGAAAAACACGAAGGCAGAAGGCTCGTCGTTGTACTATGCGGTGCTATCCGGCAACCGTTTTGAGAATGAGTTATCTATTACAGATAAAGTGTGCCAGTGTTGCCGTACTGACTTGTACATTGATGACCGTGGCGGCATACACGTGGCGTTCCGGGCCATTTTAAATGATACCGTGCGGGATATGGTGCATGTACAGTCAACCGACGGCGGCGTTACGTTTACCGCCCCTGCACGCATCAGCGCCGACAATTGGGTGATTAACGGTTGCCCGCACACCGGGCCTACGATGGTGAAAAATGTATACGGTTTACATTTCGCCTGGTTTACCATGGGCAGCGGCGAAGGCGTGTTTTACTGCCAGTCGCAGGATAACGGCGTTACCTGTACGAAAAAGGAAAGCATCAGCGCGCTGCCTACCGCTAAACATCCGCAAATGGCGGCCGTGGGCGATGCATCGATAGCGCTGGTGTGGGACGAATCGGTAAAAGCGGGCGATAAATATAACAACCGTATCGGGTTGCAGTGGAAAGACGCGAACGGAGCGAAACGCAGCACCCGTTTTATAACGCCCGATTCTGCTTTTGCCAGCTTCCCGGTACTTCGACCGGTCAATGACCACCAACTACTGGTAGCATATAAAAAGCGCGAAGGAGAGGCGGAGCGGGTATACTGGCAATTGATAAAGGATTAA